In one window of Acidobacteriota bacterium DNA:
- a CDS encoding methylmalonyl-CoA carboxyltransferase has translation MTPDDKLEELRRRHALAEGGEQRRAKQHAVGKLSARERIELLFDERTFEEVGEFVEHNCRDFGMDAQRIPGDGVVTGYGLINNRLTYAFAQDFTVFGGSLSEANAAKICKIMDLALKVGAPLIGLNDSGGARIQEGVASLAGYADIFLRNTLASGVVPQISAVMGPCAGGAVYSPAITDFVLMVENSSYMFVTGPDVIRTVMHEDVTKEDLGGSRAHSSTSGVSHFVARDDAECLALVRELLSFMPQNNREDPPFVESTDPVDRRDPELDTLVPVESDRPYDIKEIVHRVVDDGYFLEVHERFARNLVVGFARLGGHSVGIVANQPAVLAGCLDIDASVKGARFVRFCDAFNIPLITFEDVPGFLPGTQQEFGGIIRHGAKLLFAFAEATVPKLTVITRKAYGGAYCVMSSKHIRTDVNLAYPAAEIAVMGPEGAVNIVNRRELQRAKDPEKVRKEKAEEYRNRFANPYIAAERGYVDAVIAPRDTRPRLIHALRMLENKRDTLPPKKHGNIPL, from the coding sequence TTGACACCTGATGACAAACTCGAAGAACTTCGTCGGCGGCACGCGCTCGCTGAAGGCGGCGAACAGCGCCGCGCCAAACAGCATGCGGTAGGCAAGCTTTCCGCCCGGGAGCGGATCGAGCTTCTGTTTGACGAACGCACATTCGAAGAGGTCGGCGAATTCGTCGAACACAATTGCCGTGACTTCGGAATGGACGCCCAGCGCATTCCGGGCGATGGCGTCGTCACCGGCTACGGACTCATCAACAATCGCCTGACCTACGCCTTTGCCCAGGATTTCACCGTCTTTGGCGGCTCGCTCAGTGAAGCCAACGCCGCCAAAATCTGCAAGATCATGGACCTGGCGCTGAAGGTCGGCGCTCCGCTCATCGGCCTCAATGATTCCGGCGGCGCGCGCATCCAGGAAGGCGTGGCCTCGCTCGCCGGCTATGCCGACATCTTTCTTCGCAACACTCTGGCTTCGGGCGTGGTGCCGCAAATTTCCGCCGTTATGGGACCCTGCGCGGGCGGCGCTGTCTATTCCCCCGCCATCACCGATTTCGTCCTGATGGTCGAAAATTCCAGCTACATGTTCGTCACCGGCCCGGACGTCATCCGAACGGTTATGCACGAGGATGTCACCAAGGAAGACCTGGGCGGGTCGCGCGCCCACAGCTCTACCAGCGGCGTATCCCATTTTGTCGCGCGCGATGATGCCGAGTGCCTTGCGCTGGTGCGCGAACTCCTCTCCTTCATGCCGCAGAACAACCGCGAGGATCCGCCTTTTGTCGAATCAACCGACCCGGTCGACCGCCGGGACCCTGAACTCGACACCCTGGTTCCCGTGGAGTCTGACCGCCCTTACGATATCAAGGAGATCGTCCACCGCGTCGTAGATGATGGATACTTCCTGGAAGTTCACGAACGATTTGCCCGCAACCTGGTGGTGGGCTTTGCGCGCCTGGGCGGCCATAGCGTAGGCATTGTGGCCAACCAGCCAGCCGTGCTCGCCGGATGCCTCGACATTGACGCCTCTGTCAAGGGCGCCCGTTTCGTGCGCTTCTGCGACGCCTTCAACATTCCGTTGATCACATTCGAAGACGTTCCGGGATTCCTGCCCGGCACCCAGCAGGAATTCGGCGGCATCATCCGCCACGGCGCCAAGCTCCTGTTTGCCTTTGCCGAGGCCACCGTGCCCAAGCTCACCGTGATCACCCGCAAGGCTTACGGCGGGGCCTACTGCGTGATGTCGTCAAAGCACATCCGCACGGACGTGAACCTCGCCTATCCCGCCGCCGAGATTGCCGTCATGGGGCCGGAAGGCGCGGTCAACATTGTCAACCGTCGTGAACTGCAGCGCGCCAAAGACCCGGAAAAGGTCCGCAAGGAAAAAGCTGAAGAGTACCGCAACCGCTTCGCCAATCCGTACATCGCCGCCGAACGCGGATACGTGGACGCCGTCATCGCTCCACGCGACACGCGCCCGCGATTGATTCACGCCCTGCGCATGCTCGAAAACAAGCGCGACACTCTGCCTCCCAAAAAGCACGGCAACATCCCGCTCTGA
- a CDS encoding acetyl-CoA carboxylase biotin carboxylase subunit: MFKKILIANRGEIAVRVMRACREIGIRSVAVYSEVDRKALHVRYADEAHPIGPAPAIESYLRIDRIIDAAQHSGAEAIHPGYGFLAENPDFARACRDAAIAFIGPTPEAMELMGSKTAARLLASGAGLPVIPGTVANLESFEEVVRAAREIGFPVMLKASAGGGGKGLRMVAAEPELESAWRNARSEAQNAFNDPSVYLEKWIDRPRHVEIQLLGDAYGSLIYLGERECSLQRRHQKVLEECPSPLLDETLRRRMGETAVRIGKLAGYTNAGTAEFLVDKDRNFYFLEMNARLQVEHPVTELVVGIDLVKEQFRIAAGERLEWRQEDVHLRGVAIEARIYAEDPARGFFPSPGLITRLAIPSGPGIRSDSGVYEGWRVPLDYDPLLAKLVVWGTDRRQAVARMRRALTEYEVAGPQTNLQFFRQLLAHPEFVEGQLDTGFIDRMLAEGTLKVHPPPELGRVAILAAALEMRRRQNLLRGKALPGGRASGWKAAGRAGELNHWPRR, translated from the coding sequence GTGTTCAAAAAAATACTGATAGCCAATCGGGGTGAGATTGCGGTGCGAGTAATGCGCGCCTGCCGCGAGATAGGCATTCGCAGCGTGGCCGTCTATTCGGAAGTTGACCGCAAGGCGCTGCATGTGCGCTATGCGGATGAAGCGCACCCGATCGGCCCCGCGCCGGCAATTGAGAGCTATCTCCGCATTGACCGCATCATCGATGCCGCCCAGCATTCGGGCGCTGAAGCCATTCATCCCGGCTACGGTTTTCTCGCCGAGAACCCCGATTTTGCCCGGGCCTGCCGTGACGCCGCAATTGCCTTTATCGGCCCGACGCCCGAAGCCATGGAACTGATGGGTTCCAAGACGGCTGCCCGGCTCCTGGCTTCCGGGGCAGGCCTGCCCGTGATTCCAGGCACTGTCGCCAACCTCGAAAGCTTTGAAGAAGTGGTCCGCGCGGCTCGCGAGATCGGCTTCCCGGTAATGCTGAAGGCTTCGGCAGGCGGCGGCGGCAAGGGGCTGCGCATGGTGGCAGCGGAGCCGGAGCTTGAGTCCGCCTGGCGCAACGCCCGTTCGGAGGCCCAGAACGCCTTCAACGACCCCTCGGTTTACCTCGAAAAGTGGATCGACCGTCCCCGCCACGTGGAGATCCAGCTATTGGGTGACGCCTACGGCAGCCTGATATACCTCGGCGAGCGCGAATGCTCGCTGCAGCGCCGCCACCAGAAAGTGCTGGAAGAGTGCCCTTCGCCCCTGCTCGACGAAACGTTGCGCCGTCGCATGGGCGAAACCGCCGTGCGCATCGGCAAGCTGGCCGGGTACACCAACGCCGGCACGGCAGAGTTTCTCGTCGATAAGGACCGCAATTTTTATTTTCTCGAAATGAACGCGCGGTTGCAGGTGGAGCACCCGGTCACCGAACTGGTTGTGGGCATCGACCTGGTAAAGGAACAATTCCGCATCGCCGCGGGCGAGCGGCTCGAGTGGCGGCAGGAAGACGTTCACCTGCGCGGCGTGGCAATCGAAGCCCGCATCTACGCGGAGGATCCAGCGCGTGGCTTCTTCCCTTCTCCCGGGCTGATCACGCGGCTTGCCATCCCCTCGGGGCCCGGCATCCGCAGCGACAGCGGCGTCTACGAGGGCTGGCGGGTTCCGCTCGATTACGATCCGCTGCTGGCCAAGCTTGTAGTGTGGGGAACCGACCGCCGGCAGGCGGTGGCCCGCATGCGGCGGGCGCTGACCGAATATGAAGTGGCCGGCCCCCAGACCAACCTGCAATTCTTCCGGCAGCTCCTGGCACACCCGGAGTTTGTGGAGGGGCAGCTTGATACGGGCTTTATCGACCGGATGCTGGCTGAAGGAACGCTCAAGGTTCACCCGCCGCCGGAACTGGGGCGCGTGGCGATTCTTGCGGCGGCGCTTGAAATGCGCAGAAGGCAGAATCTGCTGCGCGGAAAAGCCCTGCCAGGCGGCCGCGCGTCGGGCTGGAAAGCCGCAGGCCGCGCCGGAGAATTAAATCACTGGCCTCGCCGGTGA
- a CDS encoding peptidylprolyl isomerase yields the protein MDNTSNMQALILSDIRRLAYRFLMTGRRGVRGIWSGFDRQLTATCRRFHPTAACLLGAAAAMLLMPACKPKPAASGDIWARVDGHPIFSSQVEKIYKSRAGSAGETGDSEEALSYKLNILNELINNRILMAHAAQSGITVSESEIDTKMGQLKSPYSQEQFEQKLKERGISEDDLRDEVRTTLTVNKLINRDVSARVSVSDADISAFYQKNKTSFDIPETEYHLAQIQVTPGSSNEVHNLKNDDAKTPEMAQRKIQALYAQLRAGQDFAAVAQNYSEDPNTAMSGGDMGFVPESSLAANPALGRVVKGLKPGQISGIMNTPSGYHIIKLLGIEQPGQHPLTDPKVQSQIRKTLQNEKEQLLKAAYIETLRDSAKVKNLLAEQIVKRAQ from the coding sequence ATGGACAATACCTCAAATATGCAAGCCTTGATTTTATCAGATATACGCCGCCTTGCCTACCGCTTCCTCATGACAGGGAGGCGGGGCGTTCGCGGGATATGGTCCGGCTTCGATAGACAGTTGACCGCCACATGCCGCCGGTTTCACCCGACCGCGGCCTGCCTGCTGGGAGCTGCAGCAGCAATGCTGTTGATGCCCGCGTGCAAGCCCAAGCCCGCGGCTTCCGGAGACATCTGGGCACGAGTTGACGGGCACCCCATATTCAGCTCCCAGGTAGAGAAGATTTACAAGAGCCGCGCCGGATCCGCGGGTGAGACCGGTGACTCGGAAGAGGCGCTCAGCTATAAGCTCAATATTCTGAATGAGCTCATCAATAACCGGATCCTGATGGCGCACGCCGCTCAATCCGGCATCACGGTGTCCGAGTCCGAGATCGACACCAAGATGGGCCAGTTGAAGAGCCCCTACTCCCAGGAGCAGTTTGAGCAGAAGCTGAAAGAGCGCGGCATTTCTGAAGATGACCTCCGCGATGAAGTTCGAACCACCCTCACCGTGAACAAGCTGATCAACCGGGACGTCAGCGCCCGGGTTTCGGTAAGCGATGCGGATATCTCGGCTTTTTATCAGAAGAACAAGACCTCCTTCGACATCCCGGAAACCGAATATCACCTGGCCCAGATTCAGGTCACTCCGGGTTCCAGCAACGAGGTGCACAACCTGAAAAACGACGACGCCAAGACGCCCGAGATGGCGCAGCGAAAAATTCAGGCGCTTTACGCGCAGCTTCGGGCGGGGCAGGATTTTGCCGCCGTTGCCCAGAATTACTCCGAAGATCCGAACACCGCCATGAGCGGCGGCGACATGGGCTTTGTCCCGGAGTCATCGCTGGCGGCCAACCCGGCTCTCGGCCGTGTTGTCAAAGGGCTTAAGCCCGGACAGATTTCCGGAATCATGAACACCCCAAGCGGTTACCACATCATCAAGCTTCTGGGCATTGAACAGCCCGGGCAGCATCCCTTGACGGACCCCAAGGTGCAGAGCCAGATCCGCAAGACGCTGCAGAATGAAAAGGAGCAATTGCTCAAGGCCGCCTACATCGAAACCCTCCGGGACAGCGCCAAGGTAAAAAATCTTCTGGCGGAGCAGATCGTGAAGCGAGCCCAGTAG
- the rpmB gene encoding 50S ribosomal protein L28 yields the protein MARQCEICGKSPSFGNNVSHAHNVTRRRWNPNLQRVHAIVNGVRKTMRVCTACIRAGRVSKAA from the coding sequence ATGGCGCGTCAATGTGAAATTTGCGGCAAAAGTCCTTCTTTCGGAAATAATGTGAGCCACGCTCACAATGTCACTCGCCGGAGATGGAACCCCAACCTTCAGCGTGTCCACGCCATCGTGAACGGCGTCCGTAAAACCATGCGCGTGTGCACGGCATGCATCCGCGCCGGCAGAGTGAGCAAGGCCGCCTGA
- a CDS encoding bifunctional (p)ppGpp synthetase/guanosine-3',5'-bis(diphosphate) 3'-pyrophosphohydrolase, translated as MRRGYEAACAPELRWPRIVWVFMTQFETVLRKVESYRPGDDLAVLRNAYRLCLEKHEGQKRLSGEPYISHPVEVTNILAELRLDTVCLAAGMLHDVIEDTETSLDGLQAQFGPEVAHIVEGVTKISRIHFLSPEDQQAENFRKMLLAMVDDVRVVLVKLADRLHNMRTLEHLPVEKRRRIAHETLEIYAPIAHRLGMGKIRGELEDLAFRYLEPEAYLEVKKAVESRRKVNEHFLAEVQQLVEAKMKENAIPVRIEGRIKRLYSIWQKLKRQNIAIEQVYDLLAIRIITDDVKNCYAALGVIHNTWRPVPGRIKDFIAIPRSNLYQSLHTSVIGPHGQPFEVQIRTEEMHRVAEEGIAAHWKYKDGHGTTVQDAERFAWLRHLVEWQKEMRDSSDFLSTLKIDLYPQEVYTFTPKGKVIVLPREATPIDFAYAIHTEIGNHCVGAKVNGRIVPLKTKLLNGDIVEIVAQSAHNPSRDWLAHVKTSRARNKIKHWINIEQRKQALEIGRKLLEKEARKHSIVMKKITDEDYARVGKEYGCSLVDDLLAGIGFGKYSARQVLSKLSPEVGLESGQPSRLGSAFKRVLGLRSDAAIQVHGQGDLLVYRAKCCNPIRGEQIVGYITRGKGISVHSKACPNVQNLMYDAERRIDVEWTGPKYTFYPVRLTLLTTDRQGMLADITAVISSDRSNIQDIEARTGDNQASIDVTVDIVDKEHLEKIVSSLRKIEGVYRVERVQKT; from the coding sequence ATGCGGCGAGGGTATGAGGCCGCTTGTGCACCTGAACTGCGCTGGCCTAGAATAGTATGGGTGTTTATGACGCAATTCGAGACCGTTCTCAGGAAGGTCGAATCTTACCGTCCAGGTGACGACCTGGCCGTGCTGCGCAATGCATACCGCTTATGCCTGGAGAAGCACGAAGGCCAGAAACGCCTGTCGGGAGAGCCTTACATATCCCACCCGGTGGAAGTAACAAATATTCTTGCGGAATTGCGCCTCGACACCGTATGCCTGGCGGCCGGCATGCTGCATGACGTGATCGAAGATACGGAAACCAGCCTCGATGGACTGCAGGCGCAGTTCGGGCCAGAAGTGGCCCACATCGTGGAAGGCGTCACCAAAATCAGCCGCATCCATTTCCTGAGCCCTGAGGACCAGCAGGCGGAAAACTTCCGGAAGATGCTGCTCGCTATGGTGGACGACGTCCGCGTCGTCCTGGTAAAGCTGGCAGACCGCCTGCATAATATGCGGACCCTGGAGCACCTGCCGGTTGAGAAGCGCCGTCGAATTGCCCACGAGACGCTTGAAATTTATGCACCCATTGCTCATCGCCTGGGCATGGGAAAAATCCGGGGAGAATTGGAAGACCTTGCGTTCCGTTATCTTGAGCCAGAGGCTTACCTGGAAGTAAAGAAGGCAGTGGAGAGCCGGAGAAAAGTCAACGAGCATTTCCTTGCCGAAGTCCAGCAGCTGGTTGAGGCCAAGATGAAAGAGAACGCGATCCCCGTCAGGATCGAGGGCCGCATCAAGCGGCTCTATAGCATCTGGCAGAAACTTAAGAGACAGAACATTGCCATCGAGCAGGTATATGACCTCCTCGCCATCCGCATCATAACCGACGACGTAAAAAATTGTTATGCTGCTCTGGGCGTAATCCACAATACCTGGCGGCCGGTCCCGGGGAGAATCAAAGATTTCATCGCCATCCCCCGTTCCAATCTTTATCAGTCGCTTCACACTTCAGTGATCGGCCCGCACGGTCAGCCGTTTGAAGTTCAGATCCGAACGGAAGAAATGCACCGCGTGGCTGAAGAAGGCATCGCGGCGCACTGGAAGTACAAAGACGGACACGGGACCACTGTCCAGGACGCCGAGCGCTTTGCCTGGCTGCGCCACCTGGTGGAATGGCAGAAGGAGATGAGGGATTCCAGCGACTTCCTCTCCACCCTCAAGATTGATCTCTATCCGCAGGAAGTCTACACGTTTACTCCCAAGGGCAAAGTGATTGTGCTGCCGCGCGAAGCCACGCCAATCGACTTTGCCTATGCCATCCACACAGAGATTGGCAATCATTGCGTGGGCGCCAAAGTTAACGGCCGGATCGTTCCGCTGAAAACCAAGCTGCTGAACGGTGACATTGTTGAGATCGTCGCCCAGTCTGCACACAACCCCAGCCGCGACTGGCTGGCTCACGTCAAGACTTCGAGAGCGCGAAACAAAATCAAGCACTGGATCAACATCGAACAGCGCAAGCAGGCGCTCGAGATTGGCAGAAAGCTGCTTGAGAAAGAGGCCCGAAAACACAGCATCGTAATGAAGAAAATTACCGACGAAGACTATGCACGCGTCGGCAAGGAATACGGCTGCAGCCTGGTTGACGATCTGCTTGCGGGCATTGGCTTCGGCAAATACTCGGCCCGCCAGGTCCTTTCGAAACTCAGCCCGGAAGTCGGCCTGGAGTCCGGCCAGCCGTCGCGGCTGGGCAGCGCTTTCAAGCGGGTTCTTGGCCTCCGCTCTGACGCTGCTATCCAGGTCCATGGCCAGGGCGACTTGCTGGTGTACCGGGCAAAGTGCTGCAATCCAATTCGTGGCGAACAGATCGTGGGCTATATCACGCGGGGCAAGGGTATTTCTGTTCACTCGAAGGCCTGTCCCAACGTCCAGAACCTCATGTACGACGCCGAGCGGCGTATCGATGTCGAGTGGACAGGGCCGAAATATACCTTCTACCCAGTCAGGCTGACCCTGCTCACGACGGACCGCCAGGGGATGCTGGCGGATATCACCGCGGTCATTAGCAGTGACCGCTCGAACATCCAGGATATCGAGGCCCGGACCGGTGACAACCAGGCCTCTATCGACGTCACCGTTGACATCGTTGACAAGGAGCACCTGGAAAAGATAGTGTCATCGCTTCGGAAAATCGAGGGCGTTTACCGGGTCGAGCGTGTCCAAAAGACATGA
- a CDS encoding biopolymer transporter ExbD: MAIAVGGNRGGTMMNLNVTPLIDVLLVLLIIFMIITPLTPKGLDALVPKPDKNQKQDPNVIQRTIVVSIDAQRAISINQTPVTIGDLGQHLVDIFKNRNDHIMFIKGDPKLPFQDVAEVIDISKGSGADKIGLITKSIESQQ, from the coding sequence ATGGCAATAGCTGTTGGTGGCAACCGGGGCGGCACAATGATGAATCTCAATGTGACGCCTCTGATTGACGTGCTGCTGGTGCTGCTGATCATCTTTATGATCATCACGCCCTTGACACCCAAAGGATTGGACGCGCTGGTTCCCAAACCGGACAAGAATCAGAAGCAGGACCCGAACGTAATCCAGCGAACGATTGTGGTGTCAATCGATGCACAACGGGCCATCAGCATCAACCAGACGCCCGTAACGATTGGTGATCTGGGGCAGCATCTGGTGGATATCTTCAAAAATCGCAATGACCACATTATGTTCATTAAGGGCGATCCGAAGCTGCCATTCCAGGACGTGGCTGAAGTAATAGACATTTCCAAGGGATCTGGCGCCGACAAGATCGGTCTGATTACGAAGTCGATCGAGTCCCAGCAGTAA
- a CDS encoding biopolymer transporter ExbD, translated as MAMKRVTLDALADINVTPMVDVMLVLLIIFMVITPLLQKGVSVDKALTHNPRQMPDAEKTDAVEVAITRDGKFFLNAQPVALGDITKQVDDLMQNKLNKVVFIKSDARAKYGDVVAVVDNVRAAGIEQLGLITEEVQPNINIPLAPALP; from the coding sequence ATGGCCATGAAGCGCGTAACGCTGGATGCCTTGGCGGACATCAACGTGACGCCTATGGTGGACGTCATGCTGGTGCTGCTGATCATATTCATGGTCATCACCCCGCTGCTCCAGAAGGGCGTTTCCGTTGACAAGGCATTGACGCACAACCCGCGCCAGATGCCTGACGCCGAAAAGACCGACGCCGTGGAAGTGGCCATTACGCGAGACGGGAAATTCTTCCTGAACGCGCAACCGGTCGCGCTGGGCGACATCACGAAGCAGGTTGATGACCTCATGCAGAACAAGCTGAACAAGGTGGTTTTTATTAAGAGTGATGCCCGGGCGAAATACGGCGACGTGGTCGCTGTTGTCGATAACGTGCGTGCGGCGGGGATTGAGCAGTTGGGCCTGATCACCGAGGAGGTGCAGCCCAACATCAACATTCCACTTGCCCCGGCCTTGCCGTGA